From one Drosophila subpulchrella strain 33 F10 #4 breed RU33 chromosome 3L, RU_Dsub_v1.1 Primary Assembly, whole genome shotgun sequence genomic stretch:
- the LOC119554204 gene encoding pupal cuticle protein Edg-91 has product MFQARSVCLLLALCLLAMFLAGCEARPQEGREEGGDQEVNVEAEEKDLEGAASFGYGYYSSPYLGGYYGGYWPHYSGSYYGIGYPYYGGYGGYYGHHHHGHYGHYF; this is encoded by the exons ATGTTCCAGGCCAGATCCGTTTGCCTCCTGCTCGCCCTCTGCCTTTTGGCCATGTTCTTGGCCGGATGCGAGGCACGCCCACAGGAGGGTCGGGAGGAGGGCGGCGACCAGGAGGTGAATGTGGAGGCCGAGGAGAAGGATCTCGAGGGAGCCGCTTCCTTTGGATATGGATACTACTCATCGCCCTACCTGGGCGGCTACTACGGCGGATATTGGCCGCATTACAGCGGCAGTTACTATGGAATTG GTTATCCCTACTACGGAGGCTATGGAGGATACTATGGACACCATCATCACGGACACTATGGACACTACTTCTAG
- the LOC119555409 gene encoding uncharacterized protein LOC119555409 yields the protein MARLRIFYLLLFYSQLSQGIKVDSPGKEGVSSTTTTPPVYRVSKPEPKQHENRVPLHLQDIRPGYVDDDAGDVIRIIEPPQHFQQLKRLRQRQPSNPPVVWEQPRKLATNRVKIIPQGDLLTQETQVQNGPNQLQIPMEILASVRKTERLLQRQRQKIPLVRQRHIQRQSHTLIAQKTLEQQLYHRGQQQRLRSVLSRNQEHKRSKRNRRSVLEEKKEPYDVQKGLKLVAHIGDLLKNATQYLPDDEVANEVKRSPAITCGNATNCDANRRRRQRLFKQQAKSAEREKLKERRRFNFRNEAATTITTTGKSVFSSANSVAETSATPLASRLVNSRKSKSPNNNRNLPRRDDSILYADVMTNIRNLWQEHDLSAGPKYVAPGDVANNTDYRALDVYLKELDDLAKKLPTAAPITGLNKEELQRPTPTPSWYLINSEGGIFETRLDSQTKPSSSLFHRFPDMPNQNQSVSTLDLE from the coding sequence ATGGCAAGGCTAAGGATATTTTATCTGCTTCTCTTTTATTCCCAACTGAGTCAGGGCATCAAAGTGGATAGTCCCGGAAAAGAAGGAGTTTCTAGTACTACCACAACACCTCCTGTTTATAGGGTATCTAAACCCGAACCTAAACAGCATGAGAATCGAGTTCCTCTTCATCTGCAGGACATTAGACCTGGCTATGTGGACGATGATGCGGGGGATGTGATCAGGATTATTGAGCCTCCCCAGCATTTTCAGCAGCTGAAGAGACTGCGGCAGAGGCAACCCTCCAATCCTCCTGTGGTCTGGGAACAGCCTAGAAAACTGGCCACCAATAGGGTTAAGATTATACCACAAGGAGACCTGCTAACCCAGGAAACTCAGGTTCAAAACGGCCCTAATCAGCTGCAAATACCAATGGAAATCCTGGCTTCTGTAAGGAAAACAGAGCGTTTATTGCAAAGACAGAGGCAAAAGATACCTTTAGTAAGACAACGACATATCCAAAGACAAAGTCATACGCTAATAGCCCAAAAAACCCTCGAGCAGCAGCTCTACCATCGTGGCCAACAGCAAAGGTTACGATCAGTTTTGAGTCGCAATCAAGAGCACAAGAGGAGTAAAAGAAATAGGAGGAGTGTTTTAGAGGAAAAAAAGGAACCCTATGATGTACAAAAAGGCCTGAAGTTGGTGGCCCACATAGGagatcttttaaaaaatgccaCGCAGTATTTACCCGACGACGAGGTCGCCAACGAGGTGAAGAGGTCACCTGCAATCACCTGCGGCAATGCAACCAACTGCGATGCCAATCGGCGACGTCGCCAAAGACTTTTTAAGCAGCAAGCCAAGTCAGCAGAGCGGGAAAAATTAAAGGAGAGGCGGCGGTTCAACTTCCGGAACGAGGCAGCCACGACAATAACAACCACTGGCAAATCGGTGTTTTCAAGTGCCAATTCGGTGGCGGAAACTTCCGCAACTCCGCTGGCCAGTCGCCTGGTGAATTCACGCAAATCCAAATCGCCAAATAACAACCGCAACTTACCCCGCCGCGATGACTCCATACTCTATGCGGATGTTATGACGAATATACGCAATTTGTGGCAAGAGCATGATCTTTCAGCGGGTCCAAAGTATGTTGCACCTGGCGACGTGGCCAACAACACGGATTATCGCGCCTTGGATGTGTATCTCAAGGAGCTGGATGATCTGGCCAAAAAGTTACCCACAGCGGCTCCTATTACAGGTTTGAATAAAGAGGAACTGCAGAGGCCCACGCCCACTCCCAGTTGGTATCTCATCAATTCAGAGGGAGGAATCTTCGAGACCCGCCTGGATAGTCAAACCAAACCCTCCTCATCGCTATTCCATCGATTCCCCGACATGCCCAACCAAAATCAGAGTGTGTCCACATTGGACCTGGAGTAA